Sequence from the bacterium genome:
ACGTCCGACAGCGCATCCGCGAGATGGGCTACCTGGGCTGGAACGCCGGCTGGATCGAGCCCGCCTGCTGGGACATCGTTGGCAAGAAGCGCGGCAGCCCGGTCTGGAAGCTGCTCGGCGGGGGCGGCGGACGCGTCCGGGCGTATGCTTCGAGCGGTGAGGTGCGCTCGTCCGAGACCCGGAAGGAAGAGATCGAAACACGACGAGCCGAGGGCTTCGACGCCTTCAAGGTACGGGTTCATGCAGAGACCCTCGACGAGGACATAGCCCAGATCCGCGCCGCGCGAGCCGCGGCGGGCGACGAGCTGATCCTGGGTGTCGACGCCAATCAGGGTTGGCGGGTCGCGGTCGTCGCGGACGCCCCGCGCTGGGATTACGAGCGCGCTCACAGTTTCTGCCGCGCGGCCGAGGATCTGGGGTTCGCCTGGGTCGAGGAGCCCCTGCCGATGGATGACTACCAGGGCCTGGCGCGACTGCGGCAGGCGACCGATCTGGCAATCGCCGGCGGCGAGCTCAACGGCCAGGGCCTACCCGAGTTTCGGGTAATGCTCGAGAAAGGCTGTTTCGACTGGTATCAGCCCGACGCGATCTTCACCGGTGGCATTGCTGCCACCTGGGTGATTGCCCGTCTGGTCGAAAGAGCGGGAGCTCTCTACTCACCACATACCTGGACCAACGGCATCGGCTTCGCCGTCAACCTGCAGCTCTTCGCGGCCTCTCCGC
This genomic interval carries:
- a CDS encoding mandelate racemase/muconate lactonizing enzyme family protein, yielding MRIDRIDLWHVAVPLPAPFRPAWIPGLVQNENRFDLIRLTTTSGIEGWSAAPRMGRERSGLGALLGPYFLGERADDLANVRQRIREMGYLGWNAGWIEPACWDIVGKKRGSPVWKLLGGGGGRVRAYASSGEVRSSETRKEEIETRRAEGFDAFKVRVHAETLDEDIAQIRAARAAAGDELILGVDANQGWRVAVVADAPRWDYERAHSFCRAAEDLGFAWVEEPLPMDDYQGLARLRQATDLAIAGGELNGQGLPEFRVMLEKGCFDWYQPDAIFTGGIAATWVIARLVERAGALYSPHTWTNGIGFAVNLQLFAASPRHGEARIEYPFDPPGWVPEARDGLLTEPWLHHQGEIRLPQRPGLGFDIDRRALRRYGKRFFTATKARVALRAVLDRGFAEARQLGEVRQHRLEKRGRELDASRADPALDALRALEREYLQPDGGC